CGCGCGCCGCCACCCGCCATGGCTTCCTCGCCGACCGCCTCCTGCTGCTGCAGGGCGGCCTCGAAGGATCCATGCAGCGTGCCGTCCGCACGATACAGCACGGCGAGACGCTCGAGGTACGCATCGTCCACCACACCGAGCTGGGCGGGCGACCATGTCTGTACTGCGTGCGGCCCGGTCATGGAGCGGGGCATGCCGGACGCGATCGCGATCCCCGACCGCTCACCCGGCATCACCTGAAGCAGCCGGTTCAGCCAGCCGTCGGATGCGCCGACCGGGCGGTCCAGTCCGGTCTCGAGAATCGCCTGTCCGTCGAAGTGGCTGCGCGTACGGTACGGTATCGCCATCGCGTGCAGCACGACCAGCTCGCCCGCATCCCAGAACGCACGCAGCGGCCCGAGGCCCGGTGCCAGGCCGAACGTGTCATCCAGCTCGACCACGTCCGAGGCGCCGAACGCCAGTGCGCCGCGCAGTCCGCGGTACGCGGGGTCACCGACCGGAATCACAGCGGCGAGGCCGTCGAAGCCGCCGCGCAGGAGCACGAACACCAGGCGGCCGGGCTGCCGGATGTGCGCGAAGCTCACTGTCGGGAAGCCGAACGTCGCCACGCCGCCCCAGCACATGTTACGGAGAAACTCACGTCGCTCCATCGTCACCTCCACTGGAATGCGGGCGCCGCGAGCGCGAGGGCGACCCGCTCGGCGTTGTCTATGGCGCTGTCCGCGAGCATGTCGCGGAGCGGATCCGTTGGTGTGGTATGCACGACATCGAGCAGGCTGCGCGGATCGAAGCCGGGCGGTACGCGGCGCGCGATCGTGCGCGCAAGCTCGGCGCGGTTCAGCAGT
The genomic region above belongs to Longimicrobiales bacterium and contains:
- a CDS encoding DUF1501 domain-containing protein — translated: MERREFLRNMCWGGVATFGFPTVSFAHIRQPGRLVFVLLRGGFDGLAAVIPVGDPAYRGLRGALAFGASDVVELDDTFGLAPGLGPLRAFWDAGELVVLHAMAIPYRTRSHFDGQAILETGLDRPVGASDGWLNRLLQVMPGERSGIAIASGMPRSMTGPHAVQTWSPAQLGVVDDAYLERLAVLYRADGTLHGSFEAALQQQEAVGEEAMAGGGARRAGIVPLMRAAARILRQSTGPNVAAVEFSGWDTHANQGVAGGALDRLLAQLADGLVAFREEMESSWRDTTVVVMTEFGRTARPNGTRGTDHGTAGAGFVLGPRLARSAILSDWPGLASQALYEGRDLKPTLDTRAVLKGAVAGTFDLTAAQADRVFPDSAGARGLYEMMS